The Acidimicrobiales bacterium genome includes a window with the following:
- a CDS encoding amidase family protein, with the protein MDFRGETVAGLAGRVRARELSAREVVTGALDRIEELNERINAFVHVDPEGALAAADGIDRRLAAGDDVGELAGVPLAVKDLEDVVGMPTTKGSALFAGAGPAKADSVLVERLRAAGCVVVGKTNTPELGWKADTVNVTFGATRNPWHTDHSPGGSSGGSAAALAAGMVPLATGSDGGGSIRIPSSACGLSGFKPSLGRVPSGGDHAPDWHHLSTRGPMTRTVADLALVLDAVIGPDPTDMRSLPMPEPSWLGAIQSPHFPSRVAWSPTLGYAVVDGEVRELCERAVRVIADLGADVTEIETVFPEDPVGAWLTMTTAYNLRTLEKHRGTDAWARVDPDLVQVVEHGASSLGVVDLVRAEDRCHELNLRLVELFHRHRLLITPTMAAAPPVSGGYGTVNGKPDPNWVRFTYPFNMTRSPAATVCCGFTSTGLPVGLQIVGPQHGDLVVLRAAAALEEALDLDRRAPVDS; encoded by the coding sequence ATGGACTTCCGGGGGGAGACCGTGGCGGGCCTGGCCGGCAGGGTGCGGGCCCGCGAGCTGTCGGCGCGGGAGGTCGTCACCGGCGCCCTCGACCGCATCGAGGAGCTCAACGAGCGGATCAACGCCTTCGTCCACGTGGATCCGGAGGGGGCCCTGGCGGCCGCCGACGGGATCGACCGCCGCCTGGCGGCCGGGGACGACGTGGGGGAGCTGGCCGGGGTCCCGCTGGCGGTCAAGGACCTCGAGGACGTCGTGGGGATGCCGACGACGAAGGGATCGGCGCTGTTCGCCGGCGCCGGGCCGGCCAAGGCCGACTCGGTGCTGGTCGAGCGGCTGCGGGCCGCCGGCTGTGTGGTCGTGGGCAAGACCAACACCCCCGAGCTGGGGTGGAAGGCCGACACGGTCAACGTGACCTTCGGCGCCACCCGCAACCCCTGGCACACCGACCACAGCCCGGGTGGGTCGTCGGGAGGAAGCGCCGCCGCCCTGGCGGCGGGCATGGTGCCGCTGGCCACCGGATCGGATGGAGGCGGGTCGATCCGCATCCCGTCCTCGGCATGCGGGCTGTCCGGCTTCAAGCCCTCCCTCGGGCGGGTGCCGTCAGGCGGGGACCACGCCCCCGACTGGCACCACCTCTCGACCCGGGGGCCCATGACGCGTACGGTCGCCGACCTGGCCCTCGTGCTGGACGCCGTCATCGGGCCCGACCCGACCGACATGCGCTCGCTGCCGATGCCCGAGCCGTCGTGGCTGGGCGCCATCCAGTCTCCCCACTTCCCGTCCCGCGTGGCCTGGTCCCCGACCCTCGGTTACGCGGTCGTCGACGGTGAGGTGCGCGAGCTGTGCGAGCGCGCTGTGAGGGTCATCGCCGATCTGGGCGCCGACGTCACCGAGATCGAGACCGTGTTCCCCGAGGACCCGGTCGGGGCGTGGCTGACCATGACCACCGCCTACAACCTGCGCACCCTCGAGAAGCACCGGGGCACCGACGCGTGGGCTCGGGTCGATCCCGATCTCGTCCAGGTCGTCGAGCACGGGGCGTCGTCGCTCGGCGTGGTCGACCTGGTGCGCGCCGAGGACCGTTGCCACGAGCTGAACCTCCGTCTGGTCGAGCTGTTCCACCGCCACCGCCTGCTGATCACCCCGACCATGGCGGCGGCGCCGCCGGTGTCCGGCGGCTACGGGACGGTGAACGGCAAACCCGACCCCAACTGGGTGCGCTTCACCTACCCGTTCAACATGACCCGATCGCCCGCCGCCACCGTGTGCTGCGGTTTCACCTCCACGGGCCTCCCGGTGGGCCTGCAGATCGTCGGGCCCCAGCACGGCGATCTGGTCGTCCTCCGCGCCGCCGCCGCCCTCGAGGAGGCCCTGGACCTCGACCGCCGGGCCCCCGTCGACAGCTGA